In the genome of Parus major isolate Abel chromosome 2, Parus_major1.1, whole genome shotgun sequence, one region contains:
- the C2H18orf21 gene encoding UPF0711 protein C18orf21 homolog isoform X2, with product MLRNSRASERGLERICPYCFQFLVPDSYRVRLKPKMKVTPQIEKVLKREAKNHKLNMKQTKLLRKYRESRSILLVTCKSCNKTIRHYGKSRDFLATKTKNCGTPGIKSNLKTPDTRIQSAKKMTPVSCSRLGSKGNTPSSLSRTHESGQAATNSALKTPRNSKFHFSKLKRMLDLEEKEKSQKADFKTFLTLL from the exons ATGCTCCGCAACTCCCGAG CTAGCGAACGTGGATTAGAAAGGATATGTCCTTACTGCTTCCAGTTCCTGGTTCCTGACAGCTACCGGGTGCGCCTCAAACCAAAGATGAAAGTGACTCCACAGATAGAGAAAGTTCTAAAACGAGAGGCAAAGAATCATAAGCTTAACATGAAACAGACAAAGCTTTTGAGAAAGTACAGGGAGTCAAGAAGCATTCTG CTGGTTACTTGCAAATCTTGCAACAAAACAATAAGACATTATGGTAAAAGCAGGGATTTTCTggcaaccaaaacaaaaaattgtggCACTCCAGGTATCAAATCTAACCTGAAGACACCAGATACAAGAATTCagtctgcaaagaaaatgacacCTGTAAGCTGTAGTAGGTTGGGATCTAAAGGGAACACTCCCTCATCACTTTCCAG gacaCATGAATCTGGACAGGCAGCAACCAACTCTGCTTTGAAGACTCCCCGCAACTctaaatttcacttttctaaGCTAAAACGGATGCTTGACctagaagaaaaagagaaaagccagaAGGCAGATTTCAAAACCTTCTTGACTTTACTTTAG
- the C2H18orf21 gene encoding UPF0711 protein C18orf21 homolog isoform X1 has protein sequence MAARPLPPFPPCPCTAPSGLCFGAAGSSGELVRKLGQVFLGDLGRGARVRLRQQELMRQMAGASLLLASERGLERICPYCFQFLVPDSYRVRLKPKMKVTPQIEKVLKREAKNHKLNMKQTKLLRKYRESRSILLVTCKSCNKTIRHYGKSRDFLATKTKNCGTPGIKSNLKTPDTRIQSAKKMTPVSCSRLGSKGNTPSSLSRTHESGQAATNSALKTPRNSKFHFSKLKRMLDLEEKEKSQKADFKTFLTLL, from the exons ATGGCGGCTCGCCCTCTCCCTCCGTTTCCCCCGTGCCCCTGCACTGCCCCCTCAGGGCTGTGTTTCGGGGCTGCCGGCAGCAGTGGCGAGCTCGTCAGGAAGCTGGGCCAGGTGTTCCTCGGGGACTTAGGGAGAGGCGCCCGAGTCCGGCTCCGGCAGCAGGAGCTAATGAGGCAGATGGCAGGAGCGAGCCTCTTACTGG CTAGCGAACGTGGATTAGAAAGGATATGTCCTTACTGCTTCCAGTTCCTGGTTCCTGACAGCTACCGGGTGCGCCTCAAACCAAAGATGAAAGTGACTCCACAGATAGAGAAAGTTCTAAAACGAGAGGCAAAGAATCATAAGCTTAACATGAAACAGACAAAGCTTTTGAGAAAGTACAGGGAGTCAAGAAGCATTCTG CTGGTTACTTGCAAATCTTGCAACAAAACAATAAGACATTATGGTAAAAGCAGGGATTTTCTggcaaccaaaacaaaaaattgtggCACTCCAGGTATCAAATCTAACCTGAAGACACCAGATACAAGAATTCagtctgcaaagaaaatgacacCTGTAAGCTGTAGTAGGTTGGGATCTAAAGGGAACACTCCCTCATCACTTTCCAG gacaCATGAATCTGGACAGGCAGCAACCAACTCTGCTTTGAAGACTCCCCGCAACTctaaatttcacttttctaaGCTAAAACGGATGCTTGACctagaagaaaaagagaaaagccagaAGGCAGATTTCAAAACCTTCTTGACTTTACTTTAG